In Lacibacter sp. H375, one DNA window encodes the following:
- a CDS encoding SGNH/GDSL hydrolase family protein translates to MKKIVIDALVTIFICAGLFFLLQYFAEKTGLFLPLGTRHIYQLLQAFIILFCLYAFFYKRLWNSGLFRSPLKGSLFLFSIVTLLFIIYHSLSLNKNILAYYRYFSSDNFISWKGRMYERDSLLGYRMRPDNFSSLVYDLKQPVPVKTDRNGFRVAHTGEQFSDVNKPVDLLFLGCSFTFGSACKAEETFPYIVARESGMNYINAAVGGYGLAQMMLLANQLIPKYKPRYIIIQRSPWLIERSLSEFAPSRGGYVLPTPYFIEKGNEFAIDPPVYQSPINELLPEEDRKIYKGNFLRYYFKKGISYFGNQQIQIIKTRIGNILGHKKRPTDREQEAELFAYSEIIKLAREHGVEVILLHLNNGPITFKANLPISNYSYRIANADSALRQRLSSADEQEYVRMFGHWGTKGSDSVFIDGHPNPLAHKLIATSILEQLPGK, encoded by the coding sequence ATGAAAAAAATTGTAATTGACGCACTAGTAACAATTTTTATTTGTGCAGGGTTGTTTTTTTTACTTCAGTACTTTGCTGAAAAAACTGGTTTGTTTCTTCCATTGGGTACCAGGCATATTTATCAATTACTGCAGGCATTCATTATTCTTTTTTGTCTTTATGCTTTTTTCTACAAAAGACTTTGGAATTCGGGATTATTTCGAAGCCCATTAAAAGGTTCACTTTTCCTTTTTTCAATTGTCACTCTGCTTTTTATTATCTATCACTCTCTTTCCTTAAATAAAAATATTCTGGCATACTATAGATATTTTTCTTCTGATAATTTTATATCATGGAAGGGCAGGATGTACGAGCGGGATAGTTTATTAGGTTACAGGATGCGTCCGGATAATTTCAGTTCTCTTGTTTACGATCTGAAGCAACCTGTTCCTGTTAAAACTGACCGTAATGGTTTTAGAGTGGCACACACCGGAGAACAATTCAGTGATGTAAATAAACCTGTTGATCTCTTATTTCTTGGTTGCTCATTTACCTTTGGATCTGCATGCAAGGCTGAAGAAACATTTCCATACATAGTGGCCCGGGAATCGGGAATGAATTATATCAATGCTGCTGTTGGGGGCTATGGCTTGGCACAGATGATGTTACTGGCAAACCAACTTATTCCAAAATATAAACCTCGTTACATTATTATTCAACGGAGTCCATGGCTCATCGAGCGATCGCTTTCAGAATTTGCTCCAAGCAGGGGCGGTTACGTACTCCCTACACCTTACTTTATTGAGAAGGGAAATGAATTTGCTATTGATCCGCCGGTTTATCAATCACCGATAAATGAATTATTACCCGAGGAAGATCGGAAAATTTATAAGGGTAATTTTTTGCGTTATTATTTCAAGAAGGGGATCAGTTATTTTGGGAATCAACAAATACAAATCATCAAAACAAGAATTGGAAATATTCTTGGTCATAAAAAAAGACCAACAGATCGGGAGCAGGAGGCGGAGCTTTTTGCCTATTCCGAAATAATTAAACTGGCCAGAGAGCATGGTGTAGAGGTGATCTTATTGCATCTCAATAACGGACCTATTACCTTTAAGGCAAATCTTCCAATCAGCAATTACTCATATCGAATTGCAAATGCTGATTCTGCTTTGCGCCAGAGATTGAGCAGCGCTGATGAGCAGGAGTATGTGAGAATGTTTGGGCATTGGGGAACGAAGGGAAGTGATTCGGTGTTTATTGATGGTCACCCAAATCCACTTGCTCATAAGTTGATCGCAACATCAATTCTTGAGCAACTGCCTGGGAAATAA
- the rpsD gene encoding 30S ribosomal protein S4 produces MARYTGPKTKISRIFGEPILGNGKWLGKNSNPPGQHGAQRKRKTLGEYALQLREKQKAKYTYGVLEKQFRKTFEEAARLKGVTGENLIRLLEARLDNTIYRLGIAPSRPAARQLVSHKHVTVNGIVVNVPSYQLKPGDIVSLKDKSKDNTSVTGQAKGKNPKFNWIDYNEAEMKGTFIAYPERESVPENIKEQLIVELYSK; encoded by the coding sequence ATGGCACGTTACACTGGTCCTAAGACCAAGATCTCCCGTATTTTCGGTGAGCCAATCCTCGGCAATGGCAAATGGTTGGGTAAAAACAGCAACCCTCCGGGTCAACATGGCGCACAACGTAAGCGTAAAACTTTAGGTGAATACGCTTTACAGTTGCGTGAAAAACAAAAAGCCAAATACACTTATGGTGTATTAGAGAAACAATTCCGCAAAACATTTGAAGAAGCTGCACGCTTGAAAGGTGTAACCGGTGAAAACCTGATCCGCCTCCTCGAAGCACGTTTGGATAACACGATCTACCGTTTAGGTATTGCTCCAAGCCGCCCTGCTGCACGCCAGCTGGTGAGCCACAAGCACGTTACTGTAAATGGTATTGTTGTAAATGTTCCTTCTTACCAACTGAAACCGGGTGATATCGTTAGCTTGAAAGATAAGAGCAAGGATAACACTTCTGTTACAGGCCAGGCAAAAGGAAAGAATCCTAAGTTTAACTGGATCGATTACAACGAAGCTGAAATGAAGGGTACGTTCATTGCTTACCCTGAACGTGAAAGTGTTCCTGAAAATATTAAGGAGCAGTTGATCGTGGAATTGTACAGCAAGTAA
- the rpsK gene encoding 30S ribosomal protein S11, which produces MAKAQQVSAKAAAKKRVVKIDSHGDAHISATFNNIIISLTNKQGQVISWSSAGKMGFKGSKKNTPYAAQVASAEAAKVAFDAGVKRVDVYVKGPGSGRESAIRALSQSGIEVAMIKDVTPLPHNGCRPPKKRRV; this is translated from the coding sequence ATGGCAAAAGCACAACAGGTGAGCGCTAAGGCAGCCGCCAAGAAAAGAGTTGTAAAGATTGATTCGCATGGCGACGCACATATCAGCGCCACTTTCAACAACATCATCATCAGCTTAACAAACAAACAAGGACAGGTTATTTCCTGGAGCAGCGCCGGTAAAATGGGCTTCAAAGGGTCTAAGAAAAACACTCCTTATGCTGCACAGGTAGCATCTGCAGAAGCTGCGAAAGTAGCTTTCGATGCTGGTGTTAAGCGTGTAGATGTATATGTAAAAGGACCCGGTTCTGGTCGTGAAAGCGCTATCCGTGCTTTATCACAATCAGGTATTGAAGTAGCAATGATCAAAGACGTTACTCCTTTACCACACAACGGTTGTCGTCCTCCTAAAAAGAGAAGAGTTTAA
- the aroQ gene encoding type II 3-dehydroquinate dehydratase: MKKIAIINGPNLNLLGKREPGVYGNQSFEEYFEELKAKFPTIEFHYYQSNVEGELINELQRVGFSYDGIVMNPGGYTHTSVALGDAIAAITTPVVEVHISNVHAREEFRKLSHVSAKAAGSIIGLGLRGYELAITWLLKEGNS; this comes from the coding sequence ATGAAGAAGATCGCCATCATTAATGGACCTAACCTTAATCTGCTCGGCAAACGTGAGCCGGGTGTATATGGCAACCAGTCGTTTGAAGAATATTTCGAAGAACTGAAAGCAAAATTTCCAACAATTGAGTTTCATTATTATCAAAGCAATGTAGAAGGTGAGTTGATCAACGAATTACAACGTGTTGGGTTTTCATACGATGGCATTGTAATGAACCCCGGTGGTTACACGCATACTTCTGTTGCCCTTGGTGATGCGATAGCTGCCATTACAACACCTGTTGTGGAAGTACATATCTCTAATGTACATGCAAGAGAAGAATTTCGCAAGTTGTCTCATGTTAGTGCAAAAGCTGCGGGCAGTATTATTGGTTTGGGGTTGAGGGGGTATGAGTTGGCGATCACATGGCTTTTAAAGGAAGGTAATAGTTAA
- a CDS encoding DNA-directed RNA polymerase subunit alpha, whose translation MAILNFVKPDKIVLQKANDFEAQFEFRPLEPGYGVTIGNALRRVLLNSLEGYAITGIKIEGADHEFATVKGISEDVVEIILNLKQVRFKKKVDHDIAHEKVTLSLKNKTEFTAANIGEATQSFEVMNPELLICTMDPSAKLDIEINIAKGRGYVPAEDNKPKDAPFGYIATDSIFTPIKNVKYLIENTRVEQRTDFEKLVMDVVTDGTIHPEEAVKQASRILIQHLMIITDENITFDNKEEKKEDVVDEQMLQLRKVLKTPLEDLDLSVRAFNCLKAAKINSLSELVQYEQEDLMKFRNFGQKSLAEIEQVLGERGLHFGMDLHKMGLDNID comes from the coding sequence ATGGCTATTTTGAATTTCGTAAAACCCGACAAAATTGTTCTTCAGAAGGCAAATGACTTTGAAGCACAGTTTGAATTCCGTCCGCTTGAACCCGGTTATGGTGTTACCATTGGTAATGCGTTGCGCCGTGTGTTGCTGAATTCGTTGGAAGGTTACGCTATTACCGGTATTAAAATCGAAGGCGCCGACCATGAATTCGCTACTGTAAAAGGTATCAGCGAAGACGTTGTGGAAATCATCCTCAATTTAAAACAGGTTCGTTTTAAAAAGAAAGTTGATCATGACATTGCTCATGAGAAAGTTACTTTGAGCCTGAAAAACAAAACAGAATTTACTGCTGCAAATATTGGTGAAGCTACTCAGAGCTTTGAAGTAATGAACCCTGAATTGCTCATCTGCACAATGGATCCAAGTGCAAAGCTTGATATTGAGATCAACATTGCAAAGGGCCGTGGTTATGTTCCTGCAGAGGATAACAAACCCAAAGATGCTCCATTTGGTTACATTGCTACTGATTCGATCTTTACGCCAATTAAAAACGTAAAGTACCTGATTGAAAATACACGTGTGGAACAACGTACTGATTTCGAAAAATTAGTAATGGACGTTGTTACTGACGGTACTATTCATCCGGAAGAAGCAGTAAAACAAGCAAGCCGCATTCTCATTCAGCACCTTATGATCATTACTGATGAAAACATCACGTTTGATAACAAGGAAGAGAAGAAAGAAGATGTGGTTGATGAGCAAATGCTGCAACTGCGTAAGGTATTGAAAACACCATTGGAAGATCTTGATCTTTCAGTACGTGCCTTCAATTGCCTGAAAGCTGCGAAGATCAACTCATTGAGTGAGTTGGTTCAGTACGAGCAGGAAGATTTGATGAAGTTCCGCAACTTCGGTCAGAAATCTCTGGCAGAAATTGAGCAGGTGTTAGGCGAAAGAGGCTTACACTTCGGTATGGATCTTCACAAAATGGGATTAGATAATATCGATTAA
- the rplQ gene encoding 50S ribosomal protein L17, with protein sequence MRHGDKIKNLGRTASHRKALLTNLAIELIQHKRIVTTLTKAKALRTWIEPLITKAKDNSTHSRRVVFSYLQNKEAVTELFSTVAEKIASRPGGYTRVLKLGIRVGDNAEKAMIELVDFNEIYGKGKGEAAAPAKKTRRAGGAKKKAEATAEAAAPAAEEKTEEKSAE encoded by the coding sequence ATGCGTCACGGAGACAAAATCAAAAACTTGGGACGTACCGCTTCTCACAGAAAAGCGTTACTGACCAACCTCGCAATTGAGCTGATTCAGCACAAGCGTATTGTTACAACCTTAACCAAGGCGAAGGCTTTACGTACATGGATCGAGCCATTGATCACTAAGGCAAAAGATAACTCAACTCACAGCCGTCGTGTTGTGTTCAGTTACTTACAAAACAAAGAAGCTGTTACTGAACTGTTTAGCACGGTAGCAGAAAAAATTGCAAGTCGCCCGGGTGGTTACACACGTGTACTGAAATTGGGAATTCGTGTAGGTGATAACGCAGAAAAAGCCATGATTGAACTGGTAGATTTCAACGAGATCTACGGTAAAGGAAAAGGTGAAGCTGCTGCTCCTGCTAAGAAAACCCGTCGTGCCGGTGGTGCGAAGAAGAAAGCTGAAGCAACAGCAGAAGCTGCTGCGCCTGCTGCTGAAGAAAAAACAGAAGAAAAATCAGCTGAGTAA
- the carA gene encoding glutamine-hydrolyzing carbamoyl-phosphate synthase small subunit, producing the protein MTQPHKPTGTQTAILMLEDGNVFYGKAFGKIGTTTGEICFNTGMTGYQEVFTDPSYSGQIIIMNNVHTGNYGTFEKDVESNSVKIKGLIGRNLEDRFSRYSADKSLQQYLEEQNIVSIEDIDTRAIVAHVRTKGAMNCIISSEILDEAKLKEELAKVPSMEGLELASTVSTTEAYNMGDEKSPIRIAVMDFGTKLNILQCMVDRGAYLKVFPAKTKIEELKAFNPAGYFISNGPGDPASMDYAIETVKAIINEKKPTFGICLGHQLLALANDISTFKMHHGHRGLNHPVKNLVTGLCEITTQNHGFGVDPETVRKAANVEITHVNLNDESIEGIRLKDRPAFSVQYHPESTPGPHDSRYLFDDFINMIKSSLN; encoded by the coding sequence ATGACACAACCACATAAGCCAACAGGAACTCAAACCGCTATCTTGATGTTGGAAGATGGCAATGTATTTTACGGTAAAGCATTTGGAAAGATTGGTACTACAACCGGCGAAATCTGTTTCAACACAGGTATGACAGGTTACCAGGAAGTATTTACTGATCCCAGTTACTCTGGCCAAATCATTATCATGAACAATGTGCACACAGGAAACTATGGCACATTTGAAAAAGATGTAGAGAGCAATAGTGTAAAAATTAAAGGTTTGATTGGCCGCAATCTTGAGGATCGTTTCTCAAGATATTCTGCCGACAAATCGTTGCAGCAATACCTTGAAGAACAGAATATTGTTTCTATTGAAGATATAGATACAAGAGCAATTGTAGCCCATGTGCGCACAAAAGGTGCCATGAACTGCATTATCTCTTCTGAAATATTGGATGAAGCAAAACTGAAAGAAGAGTTAGCAAAAGTTCCTTCGATGGAAGGACTTGAACTTGCGAGTACTGTAAGCACAACTGAAGCTTATAATATGGGTGATGAAAAATCACCGATCCGTATTGCTGTAATGGACTTTGGTACTAAGCTGAACATTTTACAGTGCATGGTTGATCGTGGCGCTTACCTGAAAGTATTCCCTGCAAAAACAAAGATCGAAGAGCTAAAAGCGTTTAACCCTGCAGGTTACTTTATATCAAATGGTCCCGGCGATCCTGCAAGTATGGATTATGCAATTGAAACAGTGAAGGCGATCATCAACGAAAAGAAACCAACTTTTGGTATCTGTCTTGGTCATCAGTTGCTGGCATTGGCAAATGATATTTCCACATTCAAAATGCATCACGGTCATCGTGGATTAAATCACCCGGTGAAAAACCTGGTAACAGGTTTGTGTGAGATCACTACACAGAACCATGGTTTTGGTGTTGATCCTGAAACGGTGCGTAAAGCAGCCAATGTTGAGATCACGCATGTGAACCTGAATGATGAATCGATTGAAGGTATTCGTTTGAAAGACCGTCCTGCATTCTCTGTGCAGTATCATCCGGAAAGCACGCCTGGTCCGCACGACAGCCGTTACCTGTTTGATGATTTCATCAACATGATCAAAAGCAGTTTAAATTAA